Proteins encoded by one window of Acetivibrio thermocellus ATCC 27405:
- the spoIIIAB gene encoding stage III sporulation protein SpoIIIAB — translation MLLKIIGSLIVFMSSSLLGYMYSRRCSKRPAELRALQGYLQMFETEISFMSNVLKDAFTKIYMYDDSSVAVFFKGTVEALENDTGITAGEAWAKAVKENIKNTSLNKEDEEIIISFGKMLGSSDVEGQIKNIRLTINQLKLQEQKAEELRAKNEAMYRNLGILGGLAIIIILF, via the coding sequence ATGCTGCTAAAAATTATCGGAAGCCTGATTGTTTTTATGTCGAGCAGCCTTTTGGGATACATGTACTCAAGACGGTGCTCAAAAAGACCGGCGGAGCTGAGAGCTCTGCAGGGATATCTTCAGATGTTTGAAACTGAAATAAGCTTTATGTCCAACGTTTTAAAAGATGCTTTTACAAAAATATACATGTATGATGACAGCAGTGTTGCAGTTTTTTTCAAAGGCACGGTGGAAGCCCTTGAAAACGATACGGGAATAACTGCCGGCGAAGCCTGGGCCAAAGCCGTCAAGGAAAATATAAAGAACACATCTTTGAACAAAGAGGACGAGGAAATAATTATTTCCTTCGGAAAAATGCTCGGAAGCTCAGACGTAGAAGGACAGATAAAGAACATCCGGCTCACCATTAATCAATTGAAACTCCAGGAACAAAAAGCTGAAGAGCTGAGAGCAAAGAATGAAGCCATGTACAGAAATTTGGGGATACTTGGAGGTCTGGCAATAATCATTATATTGTTCTAA
- the spoIIIAD gene encoding stage III sporulation protein AD has translation MEIFQIIGLALVATVIALLLKAHRPEMALQISLVTGIIIFLVILGKITAVVDLLSSYAEKVNIDMVYINTLLKIVGIAYIAEFGAEVCRDAGEGAIASKVELAGKVIIVVMAVPIITSLLDLIISILPQ, from the coding sequence ATGGAAATATTTCAGATTATCGGATTGGCTTTGGTTGCTACAGTAATAGCTTTGCTTCTTAAAGCCCACAGACCCGAGATGGCTTTACAGATCAGCCTGGTTACGGGAATAATCATTTTTCTGGTCATACTGGGAAAAATTACGGCGGTCGTGGACTTGTTAAGCAGCTATGCGGAAAAAGTGAACATTGACATGGTTTATATAAATACCCTTTTAAAGATTGTGGGCATTGCCTATATAGCTGAATTTGGCGCCGAGGTGTGCAGGGATGCCGGAGAAGGGGCAATAGCGTCAAAAGTGGAGCTTGCGGGAAAAGTTATTATTGTTGTAATGGCGGTACCTATAATAACCTCGCTGTTGGATCTTATAATCAGCATTTTGCCTCAATGA
- the spoIIIAC gene encoding stage III sporulation protein AC, with protein sequence MNIDLIFRIAAIGILVSVLNALLNKSGREEQAMMTTLAGLVVVLMMIVKEIANLFDAVKTLFQF encoded by the coding sequence ATGAATATAGATTTGATTTTCAGAATTGCGGCAATAGGAATTTTGGTATCTGTTTTGAATGCATTGCTGAACAAATCCGGAAGGGAAGAACAGGCAATGATGACCACACTGGCGGGATTGGTTGTGGTTTTGATGATGATAGTAAAGGAAATAGCAAACCTGTTTGATGCCGTAAAAACACTGTTTCAGTTTTAA
- the aroQ gene encoding type II 3-dehydroquinate dehydratase, whose product MKKVLVINGPNLNLLGIREKNIYGEETLEDIARKMNAEAEKLNVDLSFVQSNHEGEIIDKIHESRGKIDVIIINPGAYTHYSIAIRDAIKAVEIPTIELHLSNIHAREEFRSKSVIAPVCVGQISGFGSAGYILALHAALMI is encoded by the coding sequence ATGAAAAAAGTGCTTGTAATTAACGGTCCCAATTTAAACCTTTTAGGGATCAGGGAAAAGAATATTTACGGTGAAGAGACTTTGGAGGACATAGCCAGGAAAATGAACGCGGAAGCGGAAAAATTAAATGTTGATTTAAGTTTTGTTCAAAGCAATCATGAGGGGGAGATAATAGACAAGATACATGAATCAAGGGGAAAAATTGATGTCATAATAATAAATCCCGGGGCATACACTCACTACAGCATTGCAATAAGAGATGCCATAAAAGCCGTTGAAATTCCGACTATTGAGCTTCATCTGTCAAACATACATGCAAGAGAGGAGTTTAGAAGCAAATCGGTAATTGCTCCTGTGTGTGTGGGGCAAATCAGTGGATTTGGAAGTGCAGGGTACATACTTGCCCTTCATGCCGCTCTGATGATATGA
- a CDS encoding late competence development ComFB family protein: protein MSQIKNYMEEVVFSLMKDVLSDINVCSCEKCRMDIAAIALNNLPPKYIVTDKGELYSKVDSLKQQFEVDVISALAKAAVIVKRNPRHE, encoded by the coding sequence ATGAGTCAAATAAAAAATTATATGGAAGAGGTAGTTTTTTCGCTGATGAAGGACGTGCTTAGTGATATTAATGTGTGCAGCTGTGAAAAGTGCAGAATGGATATAGCTGCCATAGCGCTCAATAATTTACCTCCGAAATACATTGTGACTGACAAAGGAGAACTTTATTCGAAGGTCGATTCTTTAAAACAGCAGTTTGAAGTGGATGTGATTTCCGCCTTGGCCAAAGCTGCGGTGATAGTCAAGAGAAATCCAAGGCATGAGTGA
- a CDS encoding M24 family metallopeptidase, giving the protein MENYMGKRLENFRAKLKEKGIDAAIIAKSPNYFYLSGFTGSFAYLVITRDDAVLVTDFRYREQARLEAPLFEVMEYSDNIYSFLNGILKSKNIEILGFEEDYITYKKFKEFEEKFSVKELKPLEGMVEVMRMKKDKMELEIIKKAVEIADNAFSHILEFIKPGVREIEIAAELEYFMKKQGAKGTSFETIVASGVRSALPHAVASEKVIEHGDVVTMDFGAVFKGYCSDMTRTVFVGKPKEELVKIYNTVLTAQKAALEGAVKGLTGKKIDAVAREIIYREGFGFNFGHGLGHGVGIEIHEEPRLSPLGDVVMDDGMVVTVEPGIYVNGLGGVRIEDMIVINGDHPDVLTASKKDMIVL; this is encoded by the coding sequence ATGGAAAATTATATGGGAAAAAGACTTGAAAATTTTAGAGCGAAGCTTAAAGAAAAGGGAATTGACGCCGCAATAATTGCAAAAAGTCCAAACTATTTTTATCTTTCCGGATTTACAGGTTCTTTTGCATATCTTGTAATTACCCGGGATGATGCCGTGCTGGTGACGGATTTTAGATACAGGGAACAGGCAAGACTTGAGGCCCCTCTTTTTGAAGTGATGGAGTATAGCGACAATATTTATTCTTTCCTAAACGGGATTTTAAAGTCAAAAAACATTGAAATACTGGGATTTGAGGAAGACTATATAACATATAAAAAGTTCAAAGAATTTGAGGAAAAGTTTTCGGTCAAAGAGTTAAAGCCCCTTGAAGGCATGGTTGAAGTTATGAGAATGAAAAAGGACAAAATGGAGCTGGAAATTATAAAAAAGGCCGTTGAAATTGCGGATAATGCTTTCAGCCACATATTGGAATTTATTAAACCCGGAGTAAGGGAGATAGAGATTGCCGCAGAGCTGGAATATTTCATGAAAAAACAAGGGGCTAAAGGTACATCTTTTGAAACGATAGTTGCATCGGGAGTACGCTCGGCACTTCCCCACGCAGTAGCCTCAGAAAAGGTAATTGAGCATGGAGACGTTGTAACGATGGATTTTGGAGCGGTGTTTAAAGGATATTGCTCGGATATGACAAGAACGGTTTTTGTGGGAAAGCCGAAAGAAGAACTTGTAAAGATTTACAATACCGTTCTTACCGCCCAGAAAGCTGCTCTTGAAGGTGCTGTAAAGGGTTTGACAGGCAAAAAAATTGATGCTGTTGCAAGAGAAATAATTTACAGGGAAGGCTTTGGATTCAACTTCGGCCATGGATTGGGACACGGTGTGGGCATTGAAATCCATGAAGAACCCAGACTTTCACCGTTGGGAGATGTGGTAATGGATGACGGCATGGTTGTTACCGTAGAGCCCGGTATTTATGTGAACGGCCTAGGTGGCGTAAGAATTGAGGATATGATAGTAATTAATGGAGACCATCCTGATGTTTTGACAGCATCCAAAAAGGACATGATAGTATTGTAG
- the spoIIIAA gene encoding stage III sporulation protein AA produces the protein MVTKEDFVFSVEKVQNFEKDILRMISPQVRDVLKKIPLNELITTEEIRLRANKPLMIQNEKGSFFVNLEGRLTANRMNLFYVSQEQIAKTLELISENSIYAFQDEIRNGFLTIRGGHRVGIVGRVVLNGDTVKNIKDVSGLNIRISREITGCSSKVLKYIISSEKQVYNTLIVSPPQCGKTTLLRDITRAISDGVEEMGFKGVKVGVVDERSEIAACYKGVPQNRVGTRTDVLDACPKQIGMIMMLRSMSPDVIVTDEIGNKGDKDALIQVLNAGVKVISTAHGYNISELKSRKEVLSLIEEKMFERYIVLSARKGPGTVEEIIDGTDMSILYKGE, from the coding sequence ATGGTTACAAAAGAAGATTTTGTTTTCAGCGTTGAAAAAGTACAGAACTTTGAAAAGGACATTTTGAGAATGATATCTCCACAAGTGAGAGATGTTTTAAAGAAGATTCCGCTAAATGAACTTATAACCACCGAAGAGATAAGACTAAGAGCGAACAAGCCTTTAATGATTCAAAATGAAAAAGGAAGCTTTTTTGTCAATTTGGAAGGAAGACTTACAGCAAACAGGATGAATCTTTTTTATGTAAGCCAGGAGCAGATAGCAAAAACGCTGGAACTTATAAGTGAAAACTCCATTTATGCTTTTCAGGATGAAATAAGAAACGGTTTTTTGACCATAAGGGGAGGCCATAGGGTCGGTATTGTCGGACGAGTTGTTTTAAACGGAGATACCGTAAAGAACATCAAGGATGTTTCCGGGCTTAATATAAGAATATCCAGGGAAATAACCGGATGTTCCTCGAAAGTTTTAAAATATATTATCAGCAGTGAAAAGCAAGTTTACAACACTTTGATAGTATCTCCTCCCCAATGCGGGAAAACAACCTTGTTAAGAGACATAACGAGGGCTATCAGCGACGGTGTTGAAGAAATGGGCTTTAAAGGAGTTAAAGTGGGAGTTGTAGATGAACGTTCAGAAATTGCAGCATGTTACAAGGGGGTGCCCCAGAACAGGGTAGGAACAAGGACCGATGTGCTTGATGCGTGCCCCAAACAAATTGGCATGATAATGATGCTCAGATCCATGTCGCCGGATGTGATTGTTACGGATGAAATAGGAAACAAGGGAGACAAAGATGCTTTGATTCAGGTGCTTAATGCAGGGGTGAAAGTGATATCCACGGCGCACGGGTACAATATTTCGGAATTAAAAAGCCGCAAAGAAGTCTTGAGCCTGATAGAAGAAAAGATGTTTGAAAGGTATATTGTTTTGAGCGCGAGAAAAGGCCCCGGTACAGTGGAAGAGATAATTGACGGGACCGATATGAGTATTTTGTACAAAGGAGAATGA
- the spoIIIAE gene encoding stage III sporulation protein AE → MKNKRYYAKCILVFVFVTVFTSMCFVSLPAYAAGEDETYAQDKSIEEKIMEEQIEADEVDLLEKELKKYKDEKIDEILPGYDPEKIIRDVAKGKLNFNLPDIINKILTYLFEEIYLNMGILVKLMVLVALCAILNNLQSSFLNKGVGELAFYVCYIVLVSILLVSFSSVVKSGTEIIDRMVNFMYSSIPVLVTLIISSGNISSGGVLQPLLIMVVQVSATIIKNILIPLIVLSTIISIVDNISDKIQISRLSSFLKNITQWTLGLILTIFVAIVSLQGSLGAVVDGVTSKTAKFAIGAFIPVAGKYLADAADAVIGCTLLIKNAVGVAIMIGIVVICLLPLLKILAVVLLYRMACVLLEPLAEGRIIKCISDVAGSMAHILGIAASVAFMFLMTVTALILASNISTMIR, encoded by the coding sequence ATGAAAAACAAAAGATATTATGCCAAATGTATTTTAGTATTCGTTTTTGTTACTGTATTTACATCCATGTGTTTTGTTTCTTTGCCGGCGTATGCCGCCGGTGAGGATGAAACTTATGCCCAGGACAAGAGTATAGAAGAGAAAATTATGGAAGAACAGATTGAAGCGGATGAAGTGGATTTACTGGAAAAAGAGCTTAAAAAATACAAAGATGAAAAAATCGATGAAATCTTGCCGGGTTATGATCCTGAAAAAATAATCCGTGATGTGGCAAAAGGAAAATTAAATTTCAATCTGCCGGATATAATAAACAAAATTTTGACTTATCTTTTTGAAGAGATTTATTTAAATATGGGCATCCTGGTAAAACTTATGGTGTTGGTGGCTTTGTGCGCAATCCTTAACAATCTTCAATCATCTTTTTTAAACAAAGGTGTCGGAGAACTGGCTTTTTACGTGTGCTATATAGTACTGGTATCCATACTTTTGGTAAGTTTCAGCTCCGTGGTAAAGTCCGGAACGGAAATAATAGACCGGATGGTAAACTTCATGTATTCGTCGATACCGGTTTTGGTGACGTTGATTATATCATCCGGAAACATTTCATCGGGAGGTGTGTTGCAGCCGCTGCTTATAATGGTGGTGCAAGTTAGTGCCACAATAATAAAGAATATACTTATACCTCTTATCGTGCTGTCCACCATCATATCCATAGTGGACAATATATCGGACAAGATTCAAATATCAAGACTTTCAAGTTTTTTGAAAAATATAACTCAATGGACATTAGGCCTCATTCTTACGATATTTGTAGCGATAGTATCGCTTCAGGGATCTTTGGGAGCGGTTGTTGACGGAGTAACAAGCAAGACTGCCAAATTTGCCATAGGCGCATTTATTCCCGTGGCGGGAAAATATTTGGCGGATGCCGCCGACGCGGTAATTGGCTGCACTCTTTTGATTAAGAACGCGGTGGGAGTGGCTATTATGATAGGGATTGTAGTCATATGCCTTCTTCCTTTGCTCAAAATACTTGCGGTTGTCCTTTTGTACAGAATGGCCTGTGTGCTTTTGGAACCTTTGGCGGAAGGAAGAATTATAAAATGTATAAGCGATGTTGCCGGTTCCATGGCTCATATTTTGGGAATTGCGGCATCGGTGGCGTTTATGTTTTTAATGACTGTTACGGCACTGATATTGGCAAGCAATATCAGTACAATGATAAGATAA
- a CDS encoding prepilin peptidase, whose protein sequence is MGTSLNLGLLFETGFTVFCYISVALLGLLVGSFLNVCIYRIPNDESVVRPRSHCMKCGHTLGALDLVPVFSYLFLKGRCRYCGEKISPRYALVELLTSVVYLLLFWKYGLSVDFLASAYLMSVLIAVFFIDLDHMIIPNKLVVAALVGGVLPFVYNIFRPMDIYVDRKWWNPLLGAFIGFGFLLLVAIVGYLVYKTDEAMGGGDVKLFAPIGLFLGWKMTIVALFISFVSAGIVSIVLLLLKKKERRSTFVFGPFIVMGTFFTYLFGWELLEWYLSTLLHV, encoded by the coding sequence ATGGGGACTTCATTAAATCTTGGACTGTTGTTTGAAACGGGATTTACGGTTTTTTGTTACATTTCAGTGGCCTTGCTTGGGCTTCTGGTCGGTTCATTTTTAAATGTCTGTATCTACAGAATACCCAACGATGAATCTGTCGTCAGGCCTCGATCCCACTGCATGAAATGCGGACATACGCTTGGTGCGTTGGATTTAGTTCCTGTTTTCAGTTATCTGTTTTTAAAAGGCAGATGCAGATACTGCGGCGAAAAGATTTCTCCAAGATATGCTTTGGTTGAACTTTTAACGTCCGTTGTTTATTTGCTTTTGTTCTGGAAGTATGGGTTGTCGGTGGATTTTTTGGCATCTGCTTATCTTATGTCAGTACTTATAGCCGTATTCTTTATTGATTTGGATCATATGATTATTCCCAACAAGCTTGTAGTAGCGGCTCTGGTTGGAGGAGTTCTGCCTTTTGTTTATAATATTTTCAGGCCCATGGATATTTATGTGGATCGCAAATGGTGGAATCCTCTGTTGGGTGCGTTTATAGGATTTGGCTTTTTGCTTCTGGTGGCAATTGTAGGTTATTTGGTTTATAAAACGGATGAGGCAATGGGCGGCGGCGATGTCAAGCTGTTTGCTCCGATAGGCCTTTTCCTGGGCTGGAAAATGACTATAGTGGCACTTTTTATATCCTTTGTGTCAGCCGGAATTGTAAGTATTGTATTACTTTTGCTTAAGAAGAAGGAGAGAAGGAGTACGTTTGTTTTCGGTCCTTTTATTGTAATGGGTACTTTTTTCACTTATCTTTTTGGCTGGGAGCTATTGGAATGGTACCTGAGCACTTTGCTTCATGTATGA
- a CDS encoding Asp23/Gls24 family envelope stress response protein — MGDAGQGGSNDRGTLKISEEVVAIIAGIAAMEVPGVAGMSGGIAGGIAEMLGRKNLSKGVKVEVGDKEAAIDLYIIVEYGCRIPEVSWNIQEKVKKAIETMTGLNVVEVNIHIQGVNIEKEHKKDSDEEQARVR, encoded by the coding sequence GTGGGAGATGCAGGACAGGGAGGTTCTAACGACAGAGGTACGTTGAAAATTTCAGAAGAGGTTGTTGCTATTATTGCTGGCATTGCTGCAATGGAGGTTCCGGGAGTGGCCGGCATGAGCGGTGGAATTGCCGGCGGAATTGCTGAAATGCTGGGAAGGAAGAACCTTTCCAAAGGAGTAAAGGTTGAAGTCGGGGACAAGGAAGCTGCAATAGATTTATATATAATTGTTGAATACGGGTGCAGGATACCGGAGGTATCCTGGAACATACAGGAGAAAGTAAAAAAGGCTATTGAGACTATGACCGGCCTTAACGTGGTTGAGGTAAACATCCACATTCAAGGCGTGAACATAGAAAAGGAACATAAGAAGGATTCAGACGAGGAACAGGCCAGGGTAAGATAA
- the spoIIIAF gene encoding stage III sporulation protein AF, protein MIDFLRNWVVNIVTLVVFVMLIEMMLPSGKVKKIVNLVTGFILVIGLINPVLELFEKEIDLKEFQLAGSNYIDKKEVMINSEVLEERQIRQITNAYREKIIAQLKSVAKDIKEVKEAEADVIINEDYTSERFGEVKKVYLYLSLEDESEQVKHILEVKRVKVDIGQSVDNSDNKGLEKQPDEKIRRELEDKVIKLLNVPKENIVISLMED, encoded by the coding sequence ATGATAGATTTTTTAAGAAACTGGGTTGTAAATATTGTCACTCTTGTAGTGTTTGTCATGCTTATAGAAATGATGCTGCCTTCGGGTAAGGTAAAAAAAATTGTAAATCTGGTTACCGGGTTTATTCTCGTGATTGGTCTTATAAATCCTGTGCTGGAGTTGTTTGAAAAAGAAATTGATCTTAAGGAGTTTCAGCTGGCGGGCAGCAATTACATAGATAAGAAGGAGGTGATGATAAACAGCGAGGTTTTGGAAGAGAGGCAAATAAGGCAGATAACCAATGCGTACAGGGAAAAAATCATAGCTCAGCTTAAGTCAGTAGCTAAGGATATTAAGGAAGTTAAAGAGGCAGAGGCCGATGTCATAATCAATGAAGACTATACATCGGAAAGGTTCGGAGAGGTGAAAAAGGTTTATTTGTATCTGTCTTTGGAGGATGAGAGCGAGCAAGTAAAACATATTTTAGAGGTAAAGAGGGTGAAAGTTGACATTGGACAATCCGTGGACAACTCAGACAATAAGGGTTTGGAAAAACAACCTGATGAAAAAATCAGACGTGAGCTTGAAGATAAAGTAATAAAACTTTTAAATGTACCAAAAGAAAATATCGTGATTTCTCTTATGGAGGATTGA
- a CDS encoding SpoIIIAH-like family protein has product MMVLKRKQIVVLSLILMIVVAGYLQYSYNNSGSSGNDSDDISVSQFDEETESLGEAWYVDNTTDLQAGNKEEKKDEKSENSDKKENKQDNKALQASKEANEFFAQAKMDKDVRRAKDKEELEKITNDANATEEQRTQAYERMLKLLENSDKEMRIEALIKNKGFSDVVVFFGDDGSVDVVVKAPSISSVEVAQIAEITSRQAGVDISDVHVSNKF; this is encoded by the coding sequence ATGATGGTTTTAAAGAGAAAACAAATTGTTGTATTGTCATTGATTCTTATGATTGTTGTAGCTGGGTATTTACAGTACAGCTACAATAACAGCGGTTCGTCAGGAAATGATTCGGATGACATATCCGTAAGTCAGTTTGATGAAGAAACGGAAAGCCTGGGCGAAGCATGGTATGTGGACAATACAACGGATCTGCAAGCCGGGAATAAAGAAGAAAAGAAGGATGAAAAGAGTGAAAACAGCGACAAGAAAGAGAACAAGCAGGACAACAAGGCTCTTCAGGCTTCCAAGGAAGCAAATGAGTTTTTTGCCCAGGCAAAGATGGATAAGGATGTAAGGAGGGCCAAAGACAAGGAGGAATTAGAGAAGATTACCAATGATGCCAATGCCACAGAAGAGCAAAGAACCCAGGCATATGAAAGAATGCTGAAGCTTTTGGAAAATTCAGACAAGGAAATGAGAATTGAAGCATTGATAAAAAACAAAGGGTTTAGTGACGTTGTGGTGTTTTTCGGGGATGACGGAAGCGTTGATGTTGTGGTAAAAGCTCCAAGTATTTCCTCGGTGGAAGTGGCACAGATTGCGGAAATAACTTCCCGTCAGGCCGGAGTGGATATCTCCGATGTTCATGTAAGCAATAAATTTTAA
- the spoIIIAG gene encoding stage III sporulation protein AG, translated as MGKIKETIERLKNMLDKDKNNKWGENLVILIIIGMIIIIAGGTLFGGNDKKKDENKVKSSEALDNTREVLNIGVDDEKSDLEKDIENILEKIQGVGKVSVMITYASGKEIVPYTDVKRSDNSTNEKDSAGGTRRIAQSSYESSVVYEESDKGVKKPIIAKELMPEVKGVLVVAEGASDATVKENLVNSVKVLLDIPVHKIQVVERGK; from the coding sequence ATGGGCAAGATAAAAGAAACTATAGAGCGTCTTAAAAACATGCTGGACAAAGATAAAAACAACAAATGGGGAGAGAATCTTGTCATACTTATTATAATCGGCATGATTATAATAATAGCCGGAGGAACATTGTTTGGAGGCAATGACAAGAAAAAAGATGAAAACAAAGTCAAAAGCAGTGAAGCTTTGGACAATACCCGGGAAGTTTTGAATATCGGTGTTGACGATGAAAAATCCGATTTGGAAAAAGACATAGAAAACATATTGGAAAAAATCCAAGGGGTGGGAAAGGTAAGTGTAATGATCACTTATGCCTCGGGAAAGGAGATAGTCCCCTACACGGACGTAAAGAGGAGTGACAACAGCACCAATGAAAAAGACAGTGCCGGAGGCACACGAAGGATTGCCCAAAGCAGTTATGAAAGCAGTGTTGTCTATGAAGAAAGTGACAAGGGTGTGAAAAAACCCATTATAGCAAAGGAACTTATGCCGGAGGTAAAGGGAGTGCTGGTAGTTGCGGAAGGTGCGTCGGATGCGACGGTAAAGGAAAACCTTGTTAACTCCGTCAAGGTTTTGCTTGATATTCCCGTTCATAAGATACAGGTTGTGGAAAGGGGAAAATAA
- a CDS encoding CD1247 N-terminal domain-containing protein, giving the protein MSYIKERVSYLKGLAEGMKIDDSTNEGKLLKAMIEVLDDIALAVEDIEEVQEQLEEQVDSIDEDLEEFARILFDEEEDDDVLAQIECPHCNKVFDLTEDMIDGDSDSFECPYCHEEIAFEWDCDCEDCSEEEENKE; this is encoded by the coding sequence ATGAGCTATATAAAGGAAAGGGTCTCATATTTAAAGGGACTTGCGGAAGGCATGAAAATCGATGATTCAACCAATGAAGGAAAGCTGCTCAAAGCAATGATTGAAGTACTTGATGATATTGCACTGGCCGTGGAGGATATCGAAGAGGTTCAGGAACAGTTGGAAGAACAGGTTGACAGCATTGATGAGGATTTGGAAGAGTTTGCAAGAATTTTGTTCGATGAGGAAGAAGATGATGATGTTCTTGCCCAGATAGAATGCCCTCATTGCAATAAAGTATTTGATCTTACCGAGGATATGATAGACGGTGACAGTGATTCTTTTGAGTGTCCTTACTGCCATGAGGAAATAGCTTTTGAATGGGACTGCGACTGTGAAGATTGCAGTGAGGAAGAAGAAAATAAGGAATAG
- the efp gene encoding elongation factor P yields MISAGDFKNGVTFELDGQIFQVIEFQHVKPGKGAAFVRTKLKNIVTGATIEKTFNPTDKMPKAHIERKDMQYLYNDGDLYYFMDTETFEQLPLGKDKIGDALKFVKENEIVKVLSHKGNVFGIEPPNFVELEVTDTEPGFKGDTATGATKPAIVETGASIKVPLFVNKGDIIRIDTRTGEYMERV; encoded by the coding sequence ATGATTTCAGCTGGTGATTTTAAAAATGGAGTGACTTTTGAGCTCGATGGGCAGATATTTCAGGTTATTGAGTTCCAGCACGTCAAACCGGGTAAGGGAGCTGCTTTTGTAAGGACTAAACTGAAAAATATAGTAACAGGTGCTACTATAGAGAAAACTTTTAACCCGACGGACAAGATGCCAAAGGCCCATATCGAAAGAAAGGACATGCAGTATTTGTATAATGACGGCGACCTGTATTATTTCATGGATACAGAAACCTTTGAGCAGCTGCCTTTGGGCAAAGACAAAATCGGTGATGCTCTCAAGTTTGTAAAAGAAAATGAGATAGTAAAAGTTCTTTCCCACAAAGGGAATGTTTTCGGAATAGAGCCTCCTAACTTTGTTGAACTTGAAGTAACCGATACAGAACCCGGTTTTAAAGGTGATACGGCCACCGGTGCGACCAAGCCTGCCATTGTCGAGACAGGAGCGTCCATTAAGGTTCCATTGTTTGTCAACAAGGGAGATATTATTAGAATTGATACCAGAACAGGAGAGTATATGGAAAGAGTATAA
- the amaP gene encoding alkaline shock response membrane anchor protein AmaP, with the protein MNIIFRSLLAFYAFCLTVISLITMIFTLRPEMLEGASGFLVTNVLSDRGFTVLLFIIELLFFGLSLMFLLSGVKSDKDKKYISKYNNLGETRISLNTIESIALAASRKLGGVKENKAYVKKQGDNVLIFIKTIVMPDINIPALLEDIQLKVKKSVEETTGIVVNEVKVSVENTYTGYRSRVE; encoded by the coding sequence ATGAACATTATTTTCAGAAGTTTATTGGCTTTTTATGCATTTTGCCTGACAGTTATTTCCCTTATAACCATGATTTTTACATTAAGGCCTGAAATGCTTGAGGGCGCGTCTGGGTTTCTTGTGACGAATGTTTTGTCCGACCGGGGTTTTACGGTTTTACTCTTTATCATCGAGCTTCTCTTTTTCGGATTAAGTCTTATGTTTCTATTGTCAGGAGTAAAAAGTGACAAGGATAAAAAATATATCAGCAAGTATAATAATCTTGGAGAGACAAGAATATCGCTAAATACCATAGAAAGCATTGCCCTTGCAGCTTCAAGAAAGCTTGGAGGCGTTAAAGAAAACAAGGCTTATGTGAAAAAGCAGGGGGATAATGTTTTGATATTTATAAAGACAATAGTAATGCCGGATATAAATATTCCTGCTCTTCTTGAGGATATTCAGCTTAAAGTTAAGAAGTCTGTTGAAGAAACTACCGGTATTGTGGTAAATGAAGTGAAAGTTTCGGTGGAAAACACCTACACCGGTTACAGGTCCAGAGTTGAGTGA